A DNA window from Planctomycetaceae bacterium contains the following coding sequences:
- the mtnA gene encoding S-methyl-5-thioribose-1-phosphate isomerase, which translates to MTQTYETLRWQGGSNGSLWMIDQTLLPTEFREIECRCVEDVRDAIKVLKVRGAPAIGVAAAYGVVIGTQTHRSAGRGDFNARLKQVTDDLASSRPTAVNLFWALDRMNRFAADRSQLASEQIHAALLTEAQTIDAEDKQMCCDIGRHGSQLMPSSGGILTHCNAGALATAGDGTALSVIFAAAAAGNKIHVYADETRPLLQGARLTAWELKQRNIPITVICDNMAAQVMKEGRIQAVVTGADRIAASGDAANKIGTYGVAVLAKAHGIPFYVAAPSSTFDLTLETGDTIPIEQRDRSEIASGFGRVTVPDGVDVYNPAFDVTPAKLITAIITERGVINSPTTEKVRSHLS; encoded by the coding sequence TTCGAATGGATCGCTGTGGATGATCGATCAGACACTGCTGCCGACGGAATTCCGCGAAATCGAATGCCGCTGTGTCGAAGACGTCCGGGACGCGATCAAAGTGCTGAAAGTCCGCGGCGCTCCGGCCATCGGCGTCGCGGCGGCATACGGAGTCGTCATCGGAACGCAGACGCACCGTTCGGCAGGTCGCGGCGATTTCAACGCTCGACTGAAGCAAGTGACGGACGATCTGGCTTCCAGTCGTCCGACCGCAGTGAATCTGTTCTGGGCGCTGGACCGAATGAATCGATTCGCCGCCGACCGGTCGCAGCTTGCGTCCGAACAGATCCACGCTGCGCTGCTGACGGAAGCACAGACGATCGACGCCGAAGACAAACAGATGTGTTGCGACATTGGGCGTCACGGCAGCCAACTGATGCCGTCATCCGGAGGCATCCTGACTCACTGCAACGCGGGAGCGCTCGCGACGGCCGGTGACGGCACGGCTCTTTCAGTCATATTCGCCGCGGCGGCCGCCGGCAACAAGATTCACGTCTACGCCGACGAAACCCGGCCGCTGCTGCAGGGAGCTCGTCTGACCGCATGGGAACTCAAGCAGCGCAACATTCCCATCACCGTCATCTGCGACAACATGGCCGCTCAGGTGATGAAGGAAGGTCGCATTCAGGCCGTCGTCACCGGTGCGGATCGGATTGCCGCCAGCGGAGACGCCGCCAATAAGATCGGAACCTACGGAGTGGCCGTGCTGGCGAAAGCCCACGGCATCCCGTTCTACGTGGCCGCTCCGTCCAGCACGTTCGACCTGACTCTGGAAACCGGCGACACCATCCCGATCGAGCAGCGAGACCGCAGCGAAATCGCCAGCGGATTCGGCAGAGTCACGGTTCCTGACGGAGTCGACGTCTACAACCCCGCCTTCGACGTCACACCTGCCAAACTGATCACCGCAATCATCACAGAACGCGGCGTGATCAATTCTCCCACCACCGAAAAAGTGCGCTCCCACCTGAGCTGA
- a CDS encoding serine/threonine-protein kinase encodes MDDLHFSQDSSDDPDSIIDLQQHRWRNGDRVSVEALIAEQPAVAARQDLMMDLVYGEVLLREARGESPAPEEYIRRFPQLQAEIARQFQIHRALEISVGDASTADPDATLTGTPPSLPSRAPRIPGFELERIVGRGGNGVVYRATEERLNRPVAVKLLMNVDAAGEQQRSSLFREAEAAASLRHPGIVPVYQVGEFDGAAFLVMEFCDGGSLAERLRNGPLPVSDAVALMKQVALAVQFAHSRGTIHRDLKPGNVLLDRHGQPQVSDFGLARRLDAEHTLRATGDVVGTPAYMAPEQARGETADERSDVYSLGAVLYETLCGRPPFQAATPWEIVSQVLTNDPPLLRELNSSVPVELETICARCLEKDAARRYASAQELAEELVRFEKGEPILARPVSQFQRFRKWCGRNRRVASLAAVSLTLLLALGIGSTIAAFWLSSANNSVRQERTKAQQAELAADQDRTAAVNALNSLVESLYDDLSANAATIRTREKIVDAAIDGLNSLSQVRGDRAADRTTLRALHRIGDLMSLKGSHDEAAQSFQRAIDLAREVLERHPDDPEPKLDLAASLGRFSVHYTRLTKPALAEAFANESFSLLNEVLADDPDNQQALRQIVVQHQQKLDSMWQAMASPAQVIEAGNQAILHIDRLNALAPDDTVAQRSGQMIHFQIGRAFLDSGDAATAGKHFTIARQLVDRLLETQQHNTDLRSSAALLDRAQGMVSTALGNPDRAAELFEQSLLTFRELSAADPQNSQARRNIANTESLMADTLHALQRDEESMHYLQEAIEIYDAMIRDEPQNNSNRILIAEALLKMSNAHLAGDHWEQSAEDCRQMLHYLHADESGESTTGGAAAMYSLLATLLLESTERLLGNSADSKTTTGECIALMLAARRDAQAATSDVLSEEARNVIRNVNPDVTANTFEELFDHINGLQDVNPMFSGYRLIYHAGTHAFRAQNLVESDSEVNRETAAIHVAEAIALLKKLATENPPSLQFILSDPDLTWLRSTSEWSTTNFLPAN; translated from the coding sequence ATGGACGACCTTCATTTTTCGCAAGATTCGTCAGATGACCCCGATTCGATTATCGATCTGCAGCAGCACCGCTGGAGGAATGGCGACCGCGTTTCGGTTGAGGCGCTAATCGCTGAACAACCGGCGGTCGCGGCACGGCAGGATCTAATGATGGATCTTGTTTACGGCGAAGTTTTGCTGCGCGAAGCCCGCGGGGAATCACCGGCACCGGAGGAATACATCCGGCGGTTTCCTCAACTGCAGGCCGAGATCGCCCGCCAGTTTCAGATTCATCGAGCGCTGGAGATCTCGGTTGGCGACGCTTCCACAGCCGACCCTGATGCGACTCTGACCGGTACTCCGCCGTCGCTGCCGAGCCGCGCGCCTCGGATTCCCGGCTTCGAACTGGAACGCATTGTCGGTCGCGGCGGCAATGGAGTCGTCTATCGCGCGACGGAAGAACGTCTGAACCGGCCTGTCGCGGTCAAACTGCTGATGAACGTTGATGCCGCCGGAGAACAGCAGCGGTCGTCCCTGTTTCGTGAAGCCGAAGCGGCCGCGTCACTGCGGCATCCGGGAATTGTGCCGGTCTATCAGGTCGGTGAATTCGACGGCGCGGCGTTTCTGGTGATGGAATTTTGCGACGGTGGTTCGCTGGCCGAGCGTCTGCGGAACGGACCACTTCCCGTCAGCGACGCCGTCGCGCTGATGAAGCAGGTTGCGCTGGCGGTTCAGTTCGCTCATTCCCGGGGAACGATTCACCGCGATCTGAAACCGGGTAACGTGCTGCTGGATCGACACGGACAGCCTCAGGTCAGCGACTTCGGCCTGGCTCGACGTCTGGACGCCGAACACACGCTGCGCGCTACGGGCGACGTTGTGGGAACTCCCGCGTATATGGCTCCGGAACAGGCTCGCGGCGAAACGGCCGACGAACGGTCCGACGTGTATTCGCTGGGAGCGGTGCTGTATGAAACGCTGTGCGGTCGGCCACCGTTTCAAGCCGCCACTCCCTGGGAAATCGTCAGCCAGGTGCTGACAAATGATCCGCCGCTGCTGAGAGAGCTGAATTCTTCTGTCCCCGTTGAACTGGAAACGATCTGCGCCCGGTGTCTCGAAAAGGACGCGGCGCGACGTTACGCATCGGCACAGGAGCTGGCTGAGGAACTCGTCCGGTTCGAAAAGGGTGAACCGATTCTGGCCCGGCCGGTCAGCCAGTTTCAGCGGTTCCGAAAGTGGTGCGGACGCAACCGGCGAGTCGCATCGCTGGCTGCCGTATCGCTCACTCTGCTGCTTGCGCTGGGAATCGGTTCCACGATCGCGGCGTTCTGGCTGTCATCGGCCAATAATTCTGTCCGGCAGGAACGCACCAAAGCGCAGCAGGCGGAACTGGCGGCTGATCAGGATCGTACGGCCGCCGTCAATGCGCTCAATTCGCTGGTGGAGTCTCTGTACGACGATCTGTCCGCCAACGCGGCGACGATCAGGACACGCGAAAAGATCGTTGACGCGGCCATCGATGGTTTGAACTCTCTGTCGCAGGTTCGCGGCGACCGCGCCGCCGATCGGACAACACTGCGGGCTCTGCATCGCATCGGCGATCTGATGTCTCTGAAGGGATCGCACGACGAAGCCGCACAATCCTTTCAGCGGGCCATTGACCTGGCACGCGAGGTCCTTGAGCGGCACCCCGATGATCCGGAGCCGAAGCTGGACCTGGCAGCGTCGCTCGGCCGATTCAGCGTGCATTACACGAGACTGACGAAGCCAGCGCTGGCCGAAGCGTTCGCAAACGAAAGTTTCTCGCTGCTGAACGAAGTGCTGGCCGACGACCCGGACAACCAGCAGGCGCTGCGGCAGATTGTTGTTCAGCATCAGCAGAAGCTGGATTCCATGTGGCAGGCGATGGCCAGCCCCGCACAGGTCATCGAAGCCGGCAACCAGGCGATTTTGCACATCGACCGGCTCAATGCACTAGCGCCCGACGACACGGTTGCACAGCGATCCGGCCAGATGATTCATTTTCAGATCGGGCGAGCATTCCTCGACAGCGGAGACGCCGCGACTGCCGGGAAGCACTTTACAATCGCCCGCCAACTTGTGGATCGCCTGCTGGAAACGCAGCAGCACAACACCGATCTTCGCAGTTCCGCTGCGCTGCTGGATCGAGCCCAGGGGATGGTCAGTACGGCGCTGGGCAATCCCGATCGAGCGGCGGAATTGTTCGAACAGTCCTTGCTGACCTTTCGCGAACTGTCCGCCGCCGATCCACAGAATTCTCAGGCACGACGAAACATTGCCAACACCGAAAGTCTGATGGCCGACACTCTGCACGCCCTGCAGCGCGATGAGGAATCCATGCACTACCTGCAGGAGGCCATCGAAATCTACGACGCGATGATTCGGGATGAGCCTCAGAACAATTCGAATCGCATCCTGATCGCCGAAGCTCTGTTAAAGATGTCCAACGCTCATCTGGCCGGCGATCATTGGGAACAGTCGGCCGAAGACTGCCGGCAAATGCTGCACTACCTGCACGCCGACGAATCCGGCGAATCCACGACGGGCGGAGCTGCCGCCATGTATTCCCTGCTGGCGACACTTCTGCTGGAAAGTACCGAGCGTCTGCTGGGAAATTCCGCAGACAGCAAAACGACCACCGGCGAATGTATCGCTCTAATGCTGGCCGCCCGCCGCGATGCGCAGGCAGCGACGTCCGACGTCCTTTCCGAGGAAGCCAGGAATGTCATTCGCAACGTTAATCCGGACGTGACGGCAAACACTTTTGAAGAACTGTTCGACCATATCAACGGACTTCAGGATGTGAACCCGATGTTCAGCGGATACCGACTCATCTACCACGCCGGCACGCACGCCTTTCGAGCACAGAACCTTGTGGAGTCAGATTCCGAAGTGAATCGCGAGACGGCTGCCATTCACGTCGCTGAGGCGATTGCTTTGCTAAAGAAGCTCGCCACCGAAAACCCGCCATCGCTGCAATTCATTCTCAGCGACCCCGACCTGACCTGGCTGCGCAGCACCAGCGAATGGTCCACCACCAACTTCCTTCCAGCGAATTAG